A region from the Salvia splendens isolate huo1 chromosome 15, SspV2, whole genome shotgun sequence genome encodes:
- the LOC121767946 gene encoding ethylene-responsive transcription factor ERF026-like: MIPCMANTPNKATKTSSSAAASSPSPTSGKHPIYRGIRCRSGKWVSEIRQPRKTTRIWLGTYPSPEMAAAAYDVAALALKGGQVPLNLPDHAASFPIPASSSPPDIRRAAAGAAELMRPKEAAAGEETAAEDAKMVSEMHAYVDEEELFYMPNLLVDMAEGMLVSPPRLETSPPPEEWPEIFGSDGLWSHF; the protein is encoded by the coding sequence ATGATTCCATGTATGGCTAACACTCCAAACAAAGCCACCAAAACaagctcctccgccgccgcctcctccccCTCCCCGACCTCAGGAAAACATCCAATATACCGCGGAATAAGGTGCCGCAGCGGCAAATGGGTGTCCGAGATTCGCCAGCCAAGAAAAACTACGCGTATATGGCTCGGCACCTATCCCTCGCCGGAGATGGCCGCGGCCGCCTACGACGTTGCCGCCCTCGCCCTCAAAGGCGGCCAAGTCCCATTGAACTTACCGGATCACGCAGCCTCGTTTCCCATCCCGGCTTCCTCCTCGCCTCCCGATATCCGCCGCGCTGCCGCCGGGGCCGCCGAGCTCATGCGCCCCAAGGAGGCCGCCGCCGGTGAGGAGACGGCGGCGGAGGATGCGAAAATGGTGAGCGAAATGCATGCGTATGTTGATGAGGAGGAGTTGTTTTACATGCCTAATTTGCTTGTGGATATGGCGGAGGGGATGCTGGTTAGCCCGCCTCGGTTGGAGACGTCGCCACCGCCGGAAGAGTGGCCGGAGATTTTCGGCAGTGATGGCTTGTGGAGCCACTTTTAG